A window from Vigna angularis cultivar LongXiaoDou No.4 chromosome 7, ASM1680809v1, whole genome shotgun sequence encodes these proteins:
- the LOC108336246 gene encoding 60S ribosomal protein L10 has translation MGRRPARCYRQIKNKPYPKSRFCRGVPDPKIRIYDVGMKKKGVDEFPFCVHLVSWEKENVSSEALEAARIACNKYMAKFAGKDAFHLRVRVHPFHVLRINKMLSCAGADRLQTGMRGAFGKPQGTCARVAIGQVLLSVRCKDSNSHHAQEALRRAKFKFPGRQKIIVSRKWGFTKFSRSDYIRFKSENRIVPDGVNAKLLGCHGPLANRQPGRAFLNSATA, from the exons ATGGGGAGAA GACCTGCTAGGTGTTATAGGCAAATTAAAAACAAGCCATACCCCAAGTCCCGTTTTTGTCGTGGTGTTCCGGATCCCAAGATCAGAATTTATGATGTTGGCATGAAGAAGAAAGGTGTGGATGAGTTTCCTTTCTGTGTCCATCTGGTAAGTTGGGAGAAGGAAAATGTTTCGAGTGAAGCATTGGAAGCTGCCCGCATTGCTTGCAACAAGTACATGGCAAAGTTTGCTGGAAAGGATGCTTTCCACTTGAGGGTCCGAGTGCACCCATTCCATGTTCTTAGGATCAACAAGATGCTTTCATGTGCTGGAGCTGATAGGCTCCAAACTGGAATGAGAGGTGCTTTTGGAAAGCCACAGGGTACTTGTGCTAGAGTGGCTATCGGGCAGGTGCTCCTTTCTGTCCGCTGCAAGGACAGCAACAGCCACCATGCACAGGAGGCTCTTCGCCGTGCCAAGTTCAAATTCCCTGGTCGTCAAAAGATTATTGTTAGCAGGAAATG GGGCTTCACCAAGTTTAGCCGTTCTGATTATATCAGGTTTAAGTCAGAGAACAGAATTGTGCCGGATGGTGTTAATGCAAAG CTTCTTGGATGCCATGGACCATTGGCCAACCGCCAACCTGGAAGAGCTTTTCTGAACAGTGCTACTGCTTAA